A window of the Terriglobia bacterium genome harbors these coding sequences:
- a CDS encoding CoA-transferase codes for MSKPRFLSAAEAARMIRDGDIVAVSGNGAGMTSAEAIFAAIEKRFLETGEPRGITLVHSLGLGDRGEMGANRFAHEGMLARVIAAHFTWSARIQQLIRDEKIEAYCFPGGVVQQLLREIGAGRPGLITHTGLGTFVDPRQDGGRCNRRSTSELVELMNIDGRELLRYKPFKVDVAIIRGTYADLKGNISPEEEAVDLDIYTMAMAAHNSNGTVLAQVREVVKPGTLKARSVHVPGIMVDAVVEDPAQELFYGLPYDPTISGSQRAPLKRLSNELPAKLARRIIARRAAMELRPGASVNFGFGIPGGIFGVIAEQGVEDDLWMSVEQGTHNGRMLDERLFGAARNPDALVPSVDQFDFYSGGGIDQTFLGMGEADAEGNVNVSHLGGHLVGPGGFMEIAQNAKCVVFCGAFDAQGSEVAFEGGKLRIVSPGRIQKFVKAVERITFSGQYARQKKQEVLYVTERCVFRLDAEGLRLTEIAPGIDPERDIFPYMAFRPIVDEVKQMADACFV; via the coding sequence ATGAGCAAGCCCAGGTTCCTCAGTGCGGCAGAGGCCGCAAGGATGATTCGGGACGGCGATATCGTGGCCGTCAGCGGCAACGGCGCGGGGATGACTTCCGCCGAAGCGATTTTTGCCGCCATAGAGAAGCGCTTCCTCGAAACGGGCGAGCCGCGCGGGATCACTCTGGTCCACTCCCTGGGGCTCGGCGACCGAGGCGAAATGGGGGCCAATCGCTTCGCGCACGAGGGGATGCTGGCCAGGGTCATCGCAGCGCATTTCACCTGGTCGGCCCGCATCCAGCAACTTATCCGCGACGAAAAGATTGAAGCCTACTGTTTTCCCGGCGGCGTGGTGCAGCAGCTCCTGCGGGAGATTGGCGCCGGGCGGCCCGGCCTCATTACCCATACCGGGCTGGGCACCTTCGTAGACCCGCGGCAGGATGGCGGCCGCTGCAACAGACGGAGCACGTCTGAACTGGTGGAGCTGATGAATATCGATGGGCGCGAGCTGCTGCGTTACAAGCCCTTCAAGGTGGACGTCGCCATCATTCGCGGCACTTATGCCGACTTGAAGGGAAACATCAGCCCTGAAGAGGAAGCTGTTGACCTCGACATTTACACCATGGCCATGGCGGCGCACAATTCTAATGGCACGGTTCTGGCGCAGGTCCGCGAGGTGGTCAAGCCGGGAACTTTGAAAGCCAGAAGCGTACACGTGCCCGGCATCATGGTTGATGCTGTGGTCGAAGATCCCGCGCAGGAATTGTTCTACGGCCTGCCCTATGATCCCACCATCAGCGGCTCTCAGCGGGCGCCCCTCAAGCGATTGTCCAACGAACTCCCCGCTAAACTCGCGCGGCGCATCATTGCCCGGCGCGCGGCAATGGAGCTTCGCCCCGGAGCATCTGTAAATTTTGGGTTCGGAATTCCCGGCGGAATCTTCGGCGTCATCGCCGAGCAGGGCGTCGAAGACGATCTCTGGATGAGCGTCGAACAGGGCACCCACAACGGCCGCATGCTGGATGAGCGGCTGTTTGGGGCTGCGCGCAACCCCGATGCGCTGGTCCCCTCGGTGGACCAATTCGATTTTTACAGCGGCGGCGGCATCGACCAGACCTTCCTGGGCATGGGCGAGGCGGACGCAGAGGGAAACGTGAACGTCTCGCACCTGGGCGGCCATCTGGTGGGTCCCGGTGGGTTCATGGAAATTGCGCAGAATGCGAAGTGCGTGGTGTTCTGCGGCGCTTTTGACGCCCAGGGCAGCGAGGTTGCATTCGAAGGCGGGAAGCTGCGCATCGTGAGTCCGGGCAGGATTCAGAAGTTCGTCAAAGCCGTGGAACGCATTACCTTCTCCGGGCAATACGCCCGGCAGAAGAAACAGGAAGTCCTCTACGTCACCGAGCGTTGCGTGTTTCGGCTCGACGCGGAAGGTTTGCGCCTCACCGAGATTGCACCGGGAATAGATCCCGAGCGCGACATTTTTCCCTACATGGCGTTCCGGCCGATCGTCGATGAGGTCAAACAGATGGCCGACGCCTGTTTTGTGTGA
- a CDS encoding FAD binding domain-containing protein, with amino-acid sequence MQAFEYASPKSVQGAVKLLGSSWGGTEIMAGGTDLISAMKDGVVTPKRVVSLKNVKALDQIRTSGGLRLGALVTIRQLLDSAVRQNYPGIYQAADGVRGEQMRHMGTVGGELLQRPRDWYFRNGYGLLAQHDGKPLIPDGQNYYSAILGNSGPAYFVNPSSLAPILIALDAKVTLHGPEGQREVELSKFYQTPKSEDEREYVIKPDEILTEITVAAGGAKTATYEIREKEGLDWPLAAAAVALQMDGNTVKSARVVLGHVAPVPWPSPEAEEALNGKELSEEVADAAGKAAVSKATPLSQNGYKVQLARVAVKRALMSAAKGEA; translated from the coding sequence ATGCAAGCCTTCGAATACGCAAGTCCAAAGAGCGTGCAGGGCGCCGTCAAGCTGCTGGGCAGCAGTTGGGGCGGCACCGAGATTATGGCTGGAGGAACCGACCTGATCAGCGCCATGAAGGACGGGGTGGTGACTCCCAAACGCGTGGTGAGCCTGAAGAATGTGAAGGCGCTGGACCAGATTCGCACGTCAGGAGGATTGCGGCTGGGAGCGCTGGTGACCATCCGCCAGCTCCTGGATTCTGCGGTCCGGCAAAATTACCCCGGAATCTACCAGGCGGCGGATGGCGTTCGCGGCGAACAGATGCGCCACATGGGAACCGTGGGCGGCGAACTGCTTCAGCGGCCCCGTGACTGGTACTTCCGCAATGGGTACGGCCTGCTGGCGCAGCACGATGGCAAGCCGCTGATTCCCGACGGCCAGAATTACTACTCGGCTATTCTGGGCAATTCCGGGCCGGCCTATTTTGTAAATCCGTCCAGCCTGGCTCCCATCCTGATTGCGCTGGATGCCAAAGTGACACTGCACGGACCGGAGGGCCAACGCGAGGTGGAACTGAGCAAGTTCTACCAGACGCCAAAGTCGGAAGACGAACGCGAATACGTGATCAAGCCGGACGAAATCCTGACAGAAATCACGGTGGCGGCCGGTGGCGCCAAAACTGCGACGTACGAAATCCGGGAAAAGGAGGGCCTGGACTGGCCTCTTGCGGCCGCAGCCGTGGCGTTGCAGATGGACGGAAACACCGTGAAGAGCGCCCGCGTGGTCCTAGGGCACGTGGCGCCCGTTCCCTGGCCCTCTCCTGAGGCCGAAGAAGCCCTGAACGGGAAGGAACTTAGTGAGGAAGTGGCGGACGCTGCCGGCAAAGCGGCGGTGAGCAAAGCGACGCCCTTGAGCCAGAACGGTTACAAAGTGCAGCTCGCCCGCGTAGCCGTAAAGCGCGCCCTGATGAGTGCAGCGAAAGGAGAAGCGTGA
- a CDS encoding antibiotic biosynthesis monooxygenase: MILEVAILNVRNGQESDFEAAMQAARPLIAATPGFRSIKVRRCVERPNRYLLSVTWQNLENHTVDFRKSERYQKWRDLLHHFYDPFPTVEHYGDPLDIGSEASD; encoded by the coding sequence ATGATTTTAGAGGTGGCAATTCTAAATGTGCGGAACGGACAGGAAAGTGATTTCGAGGCCGCAATGCAAGCTGCTCGCCCGCTGATCGCAGCCACGCCCGGTTTTAGGAGCATCAAAGTCCGGCGATGTGTTGAAAGGCCCAATCGCTATTTGCTGTCGGTTACGTGGCAGAATCTGGAGAACCATACTGTAGATTTTCGCAAGTCCGAGCGATATCAAAAATGGCGCGATCTCTTGCACCATTTCTACGACCCGTTCCCTACCGTTGAGCATTACGGGGACCCGCTGGATATCGGATCGGAAGCCTCGGACTAG
- a CDS encoding enoyl-CoA hydratase/isomerase family protein, which translates to MKVEATVLYQEKKRSGGEWAEITLNRPQKGNAITLPMLDEIEGYVHGLKAAKNIRALVLRGNGRFFCTGGDIEAWGALTPNAMSNQWVLRGIQVLEMVAALPQPVIAAISGHALGGGLELALMADLRVAVKAAKLGTPEVGLGMISGWTGVCRLAEIVGVARARELTLLGSPISAEKAYEWGLLNAVADDPDTMEIQIEAWLRQIFANSGAAMALTKSLLQSMHADFSLHHAAAAGLARSTEDSREGIAAFRAKRKPVFRNR; encoded by the coding sequence ATGAAAGTGGAAGCCACCGTTCTATACCAGGAAAAGAAACGCAGTGGAGGCGAGTGGGCGGAGATCACGCTCAACCGGCCGCAGAAAGGTAATGCCATCACGCTGCCAATGCTCGACGAAATCGAGGGCTACGTTCACGGGTTGAAAGCGGCAAAAAACATCCGTGCGCTGGTGTTGCGCGGGAACGGGCGCTTCTTCTGCACGGGAGGAGACATCGAGGCCTGGGGCGCTCTCACTCCCAATGCAATGTCCAATCAATGGGTCCTCCGCGGCATCCAGGTTCTTGAGATGGTCGCGGCCTTGCCGCAGCCGGTCATTGCCGCGATTTCCGGCCACGCCCTGGGCGGCGGGCTCGAACTCGCGCTGATGGCGGACCTTCGAGTTGCGGTGAAAGCAGCGAAGCTTGGCACTCCGGAAGTGGGGTTGGGCATGATTTCGGGCTGGACGGGGGTTTGTCGGCTCGCCGAAATCGTCGGCGTGGCCCGCGCTCGGGAGCTTACGCTGCTAGGCTCTCCAATTTCTGCTGAAAAAGCTTACGAGTGGGGACTTTTGAACGCCGTTGCCGATGACCCTGACACCATGGAAATCCAGATCGAGGCCTGGCTTCGCCAGATTTTCGCGAACTCGGGGGCTGCCATGGCCCTGACGAAAAGTTTGTTGCAATCCATGCACGCCGACTTCAGCCTTCATCACGCGGCGGCCGCTGGCCTTGCGCGATCGACGGAGGATTCGAGGGAAGGCATCGCGGCTTTTCGGGCTAAAAGGAAACCGGTTTTTCGAAACCGCTAA
- a CDS encoding MaoC family dehydratase: protein MPKRQLKLKGKIAMEDAKGRQLPPGDYWFEDLHEGDWFETGRIMVTEAHIVNFAGLSGDFFDVHMDDDFARAQGFPRRVAHGLLGLALADGLKNRASVRLMVAASLGWNWQFTGPIFAGDRIGARITVIEKRLSSKGKAIVTLHLEVTQQEGRVVQKGETTLLARSKLRMAT, encoded by the coding sequence ATGCCAAAACGCCAGCTCAAACTGAAAGGCAAGATTGCGATGGAGGATGCAAAAGGCAGGCAACTGCCGCCGGGCGACTACTGGTTTGAAGACCTTCACGAGGGCGACTGGTTTGAAACAGGGCGTATTATGGTCACCGAGGCCCACATCGTCAATTTCGCCGGACTGTCCGGAGATTTTTTTGACGTTCACATGGACGACGATTTTGCGCGCGCGCAGGGCTTTCCGCGGCGCGTTGCGCACGGGCTGCTGGGATTGGCGCTTGCCGATGGACTTAAGAACCGGGCCTCGGTTCGCCTGATGGTGGCCGCATCGCTCGGGTGGAACTGGCAGTTCACCGGCCCGATCTTCGCCGGCGACCGGATCGGCGCCAGAATCACCGTCATCGAGAAACGCCTGTCCAGCAAGGGAAAGGCAATCGTGACGCTCCATCTTGAAGTAACCCAGCAGGAAGGCCGTGTGGTGCAGAAGGGTGAAACAACGCTGCTGGCGAGATCAAAACTCCGGATGGCAACCTGA
- a CDS encoding DUF1326 domain-containing protein yields MRNVFGAGLAAFILLGLAVVPAKAAVTGDYLEVRSADVWTGPCYANSEVDLTGKQAILAWKINKGSWEGTDLSGLTVVAVVKAKATLGDPYRNPYPSESVLILDRAATSQQREALVSFVKARAGKLVDRVVRVDIAPISLEVGQGADHGTDVLKAGDLAVVKTRSLCQGDIMCGNETVYYPPLTRTNHSMPAFSEEDAFNGQGLGVVWTNRNARSAFVGTFTD; encoded by the coding sequence ATGCGGAACGTTTTCGGGGCAGGTCTGGCGGCTTTTATTCTTCTGGGGCTGGCGGTGGTTCCGGCGAAGGCGGCCGTGACCGGCGATTATCTGGAAGTTAGGAGCGCGGACGTGTGGACAGGACCTTGCTATGCCAATTCAGAGGTTGATCTGACTGGGAAGCAGGCGATCCTGGCGTGGAAGATCAATAAAGGATCATGGGAAGGTACTGATTTGAGCGGCTTGACGGTGGTTGCGGTGGTGAAAGCCAAAGCAACTCTCGGAGATCCATACCGGAATCCCTATCCGAGCGAATCGGTGCTGATTCTTGACCGTGCTGCCACCTCGCAGCAGCGGGAAGCTCTGGTGAGCTTCGTGAAGGCGCGGGCAGGCAAGCTGGTGGACCGCGTGGTGCGCGTGGACATCGCTCCCATCAGTCTGGAAGTGGGTCAAGGAGCAGACCACGGGACCGACGTGCTGAAGGCGGGCGACCTCGCCGTGGTGAAAACACGTTCCCTGTGCCAGGGTGACATCATGTGCGGCAATGAGACGGTGTATTATCCGCCTCTGACCCGGACTAACCACTCGATGCCGGCGTTCAGCGAGGAAGACGCGTTTAACGGCCAGGGCCTGGGCGTCGTGTGGACCAACCGGAATGCTCGCAGCGCCTTTGTCGGCACCTTTACGGACTGA
- a CDS encoding acetamidase/formamidase family protein, giving the protein MKRVARSHDSLKYTLDHRHSPVLEVEQDEPFILETEDAPSGTYRRPEDAAQLLNAWYLNYSPPKANPVTGPVYIRGAEAGDTLVVEIDKLELDEQSVTYWRPGHKPLGDSARWKELSTLTFAIGRHENGEVVLNEAVTWEDGQVRRHPLGLRFPQSPFIGTIAVAPEREVATPGLGQGSWGGNMDVRDIHPSTRILIPCYHSGALLYVGDVHACQGDTEFYGTAMETRSTVTLRCGLLKGKNKPFVRLEKQESLISLACAKPLEEAVWRASIQLMDWLMEDYGCTQRMAYLLLGVNPDFRVNVYQMAPIASLQYTAGAEILKKSIPGFH; this is encoded by the coding sequence ATGAAACGTGTTGCGCGCAGCCACGACTCTCTGAAGTACACTCTGGACCATCGTCACTCTCCCGTTCTGGAAGTCGAGCAGGACGAGCCCTTCATCCTCGAAACGGAAGACGCTCCCTCGGGAACCTACCGCCGTCCTGAAGATGCCGCGCAACTCCTTAACGCCTGGTACCTGAATTATTCTCCGCCCAAGGCCAATCCAGTTACGGGGCCTGTTTACATTCGAGGGGCAGAAGCGGGGGACACGCTGGTGGTCGAAATCGACAAGCTGGAACTCGACGAGCAGAGCGTCACCTACTGGCGCCCCGGACACAAGCCCCTGGGAGATTCCGCTCGTTGGAAAGAGTTGAGCACTCTGACATTCGCCATCGGTCGCCACGAAAACGGTGAAGTAGTCCTCAATGAGGCTGTCACGTGGGAGGATGGCCAGGTCCGCAGACACCCGCTGGGCCTGCGCTTCCCGCAGTCACCCTTTATCGGTACGATTGCCGTGGCGCCCGAGCGCGAAGTTGCGACACCCGGCCTCGGCCAGGGAAGTTGGGGCGGCAATATGGACGTGCGCGACATCCATCCTAGTACGCGGATTCTGATTCCCTGCTACCACTCCGGCGCGCTGCTTTATGTGGGCGACGTCCATGCCTGCCAGGGCGACACCGAGTTCTACGGAACCGCCATGGAAACCCGCAGCACGGTGACACTGCGATGTGGGCTCCTCAAGGGGAAGAACAAGCCCTTCGTGCGCCTTGAGAAACAGGAGAGTCTGATTTCGCTTGCCTGCGCCAAACCGCTGGAGGAGGCTGTGTGGCGCGCCAGCATCCAATTGATGGATTGGTTGATGGAAGACTACGGATGCACCCAGCGCATGGCCTACCTGCTGCTGGGCGTCAATCCCGACTTCCGCGTCAATGTCTACCAGATGGCTCCCATCGCCAGCCTGCAGTACACCGCCGGCGCGGAGATACTGAAGAAGTCGATCCCCGGTTTCCACTGA